The genomic stretch CGCTCCGGTAGAGCTTGGCGCGCAGGCTGAGCGGCTCGTCGAGCGGCTGGTACACGTTCATGGCCAGCCCGTCGGGAACGGGTAGCTGCTCGATCTGCTCGATGTCGGCGAGCGCGTCCTGCGCGAGCCAGTCGGCGCGGTAGCCGAGCGGGAAGGCGTCCTCGTAGCGGCGGAGCAGGCGGTTGGCGTCCTCCTCCTTGTAGGTGTGGCGCAGCGCTGCCTCGAGGTCGTCGTTCCACGAGCGCGTGGCGGCGATGAGCATCGTCTCGATCTCCCGCGTGTCGTAGTCGCGCGTGAGCGCGGGCTCGGTGTAGATGAGGTAGTGGAGCCGCACGAGCACGGACTCGCTCACGCGCGTCCAGTAGTCCACCGTCTCCGCCTGGAAGATGTTGCGGAGGATGCTCTCGATTCTTCGCCGGTTCTCCGTGTCGAAGCGGTCGCGCGGCACGAACACGAGGCAGCTGAGGAAGCGCCCGAAGGTGTCCCTGCGTATGAACAGCCGGAGCCGCTGCCGCTCGCCCAGGTGCAGGATGCCCATCGCGATCTCGAACAGCGCACCCGTGGCCGTCTGGAAGAGCTCGTCGCGCGGATGTGTGTCGAGGATCTCGGTGAGCGCCTTCTCGTTGTGGCTGCCGGGCGGGAAGTCGGCCTTCTCGAGGATCGCCTCCACCTTGCGGCGCAGGATCGGCACCTGGCTCGGCGGCTGCCTGTACGCGGTGGTGGTGTAGAGGCCGAGGAAGCGGTGCTCGCCCACCGGCTTGCCGGTGTTCGGGTCGAAGCGCTTGATCCCCACGTAGTCGAGGTACGCGGCGCGGTGAATGGTCGAGCGGCTGTTGGCCTTCGTCAGGGTGAGGAGATAGGGCTCGAGGGCGAGCGCGCGTACGCCCGGCGGGAGCTTGTGGAAGCCGGTTGAGGACTGGGCGCCGCCGGGCTGGCGCAGGATGCCGAGGCCGGAGTCCGCCACCGTGTCGAGCGTGAGCTCGCCCGCCTCCGTGTGGCCGAGCGCGTAGTCGCGGTAGCCGAGGAAGGTGAAGTGGTCGTCGGCGAGCCACTCGAGGAAGGCGCTCACCTCGGGCGCGTCGGGATCGTCGCTGTTCTGCAGCTCGGCGGCGATTTCCAGCGCTTTTGCGCGCATCGGCTGCCAGTCCTCCACCGCCGCGCGCACCTCGTTCAGCACCCGGTCCACGTGCGTGTGCAGCTCGTCGAGCTCGTCGTCGTCGGTGTGCCGCGCCACCTCCACGTGGATCACGGACTCGGCGATCGCGCCTTCGGTGTCGCTCGCGTGCGGCTCGAGGATCCCGGCGAGCTCGCCGCTGCCGTCGCGCCTCACGAGCAGCACCGGGTGGATGATCATGTGCACGCCGAACCCGCGGCGGTTCAGCTCCATTCCCACGGAGTCGATGAGGAACGGCATGTCGTCGGTCACGATCTCCACGACCGTGTGGGTGGACTCCCAGCCGTCCTCGCCGAGGGACGGGTTGTAGATGCGGAGGTTGGGCTCGTGGGGTGCGCGCTTCCGCATGAGGCGGAAGTGCGCGAGGGAGGCGCCGAAGAGGTCGGCCGTCGAGCGCTCCTCGAGGTCGTCGGGCGAGACCCAGCGGTAGTACTGGCGGACGAAGGCTTCGGCGAGCTCCGCCTCCGCGTTCGACAGCTCCTCGCGGATTCGGTCGCAGACGCCCTCGATGAGCGCCTCGTCTACCTCCTCAACCTTTGCTTTCGCCAAGTGAGCGAACCACCCCCTTCAGGCGAGTCTACGACCCCGGGGTGACCCCACCTGCAAGGCCTATGGCGTGAGCGCGACGGCCGCCTCGGGGGTGGCCACGTGGAAGCTGAAGCTCTCCTCGAGGTAGAGCCGCACCACGTTCGCGTCGTGGGAGTCGTAGCCGATGGAGAGGTCCTGGCCGGATTCGAACAGGAAGTCGCCGCCTCGCAGGCTGAGCACCACCGCCCCATCCACTCCCGGCGCCCAGATGATCGGGCCGTCGAGGATCCTGTGGAGGTGGTCGAGGAGCGGGTAGCCGCCGTGCTCGGCGGTTTCCACCACGCGCCTGTACTGGTGGCGGCCGAGGGCAAGGCCGTATGGGCCGCCTATCCCCTCGCAGAGCATGCGCTCCGTTGCGCCGGCCACATGGCGGGGGTAGTCGTTGGCGGAGTCGCCTATCGCGTGTGACTCGTGGGGCGACGCCTCCGCGATGCCCGTGATCGCGTCCTCCCAGCCGTGGAACACGGCGATGTTCTCCGCCAGCGCCATCTGGTGGGCGGCCTTGTCGAGCGGCGCGAGGTCGGCGTCTTCTGCGCCGCGGTCGGCGTCTCGCAGTTCCTGTCGCTGGATCTCGAAGTCCGCCCTCAGTTCCACCACCGGAAGGACGCGCCGCTTGCGCCCGGTCACGCCATCCGACGGGCCCTTGTCGGGGGCGGTGGTGCGGCCGAGGTTGGTGGCGCTGTAGTCCCAGCCGTGCGGACCGGAGAAGTCCACGAGCTTGCGGGCGGCCAGCGCCGGCGTGAGGCGCTCGGTCGCCTCCTCGTCGAGCATGCGCCAGCCGTCGTCGCTGATGGGAGCGCTGCCGCGGAGCAGGTGACTCATCGCGTTGATCCCTTCATGCTTCCGATGCCGAGCGAGCCGTCCTCTGTGGTGCCCTCGGAGCCGCCGGCGCCCTCGCCCGCCTCCGCCTCGGCCGCCTCGCCGTGCTCGACGATGTCGCCCGACTTGAAGAGCACGCCCTCGGCGATCTCCCGCCACTGGGGTGTTCTTCTCAGGAGGAACTCGAGGTCCATCGAGAAGTGCTTGAACTCCTCGCCCTGAGCATCGCGCATGATCGCGAGCGCGGCCGGATCCTTCTCTATGGCGATCCGCTGCTCATACCAGCCGATCGCCTCCGCCTCCTCTGTCAGCGACGCGCACAGCCGCGCGAACGTCCGCGTGGACTCCGGCAGTTCGTCAGGCGGCTCGTGGTACTGGTCGAAACCCATCGGACTACTCCTCGACCGTGTCTACCACCTCGTACACGCCCGAAACATGCTCGTTCTCCACGAACGCGCTCAGCCGGTCAACCCGCTGGTTCTCGCTGGCGTCGGCGCTCGAGCGCCACTGGTGGTAGTCGTCCATCGACATGTCGAAGAGGCCGAACGAGATCACCTCGTCCTCGTCCCGGATGTTGCGGGCGTGGTACGCACGCTGGAAGCCCGGCGGCTTCTCCTCACCGGGATCCCAGGCCTGGCGGAAGTTCTCGAAGGCGCCGGGCTTGAGGCGACGGGCGGTGAACATGACGAGCATGGAGTACCTCCTGGCTTTGCGGGTCGGTGAGCTCTGTGAGCGACCGTAACAGGGTGGGCCAGGGCGAACGAAGCGGGCCCGCCGGTTGGGCGGGCCCGCTGGTACCCGAACTGCTTCCCGCCGCTACGGAGTTACCGTGCTCGTGTAGACGTCGGTGGGGTTGCCCGCCGGCGGATGCGCTTGCACGAAGAACAGCTTGAAATCGCTGCCCGCGTGGTCGAGCCCCTCGTAGTCGCCCACGAAGAACCCGCGCGCGATCGGCGCGTCCTTCATGTTGAACGACGGGTTGGTTACCCGCTGCGATGGCGACCAGCTCTGTCCGCCGTCGGTCGAGAACGTGATCCAGTAGTCGGTGAGGGCGGTCGACGTATCCGAGGTGTCGTTTCGGAAGTCGTAGTAGGTGACCGCCACGGTGCCGTCGCTGTTCACGTCCACCGAGCCGGTGAAGGCCGACACGCCGGCCGGCGAGTCGCTCGCCTGCACCGGTGGGCCGAACGTCTTCCCGTCGTCCGTCGAGGTCGACGTGTAGATGGCGGGCGTGCCGGAGCGCGCGTCCTGCCAGCTCACGTAGACGTTGTCGGAGGTCGGGTCCACGGCGATGTCCGGGATGGTGTCGCCCGTACGGAGAGGCTTGTTGTCACCGGGCGTCGTGACCGTCTGGTCCACGAGGTTGCTGACGATCGTCGGCTTGCTCCAGGTCGCTCCGTTGTCCGTGGAGCGCATCGTCGCCACGCTCAGGCCGCGGTTCTTGTGCGCGTTTGAGAAGTTGCGGATCAGGATGAAGGTGTCCACCAGCGTCCCGTTTCGCGTGACCGCGATCTGGTTCGCGATCGTCTGGTTCACCTCGCCCGGGTCATAGATGATCCGCGCCGGCGACCACGTCTGCCCGCGGTCGGAGCTCTCCGAGAACCAGGTCTGGCCCCGGTAGCCGATCGCGTTCTCCGTGGTCTGGAGCGGCACGTTCGTCGACCCGCCGACCTGCAGCCGGTCCCAGATCGCGTAGACGTGCTGGCCGTCCGGGTCGGCGGTGATGGACTCCTTGTCGTTCAGCACGCTGCCGCCGCGCGAGGTGTCCGACTTGAGCACCGCCGGGTGTGACCAGGTGGCCCCGAAATCGTCGGAGTACGACGCGAGGATGCCGCTGTTCACGCCGAGGCCGAACTCGGGCTCGCTCACGGTAAGCCCGATCTGGTAGAGCCGGTTGTCGTTACCCCATGACACCCACGGGTCGCTGCCGCGGTCGAACTGCTTGCCGGGATCCTGAGCGTCGGGGTTGCCGTAGTGCGCGAACAGCGGGCAGCGGCTGAAGTCGGGGAACTCGTCTCCGCCGAAGGTCGCGCCGCCATCCTGCGACACGCTCGACACGAGACCGTGCGAGCCGCCGTCGCTCCAGCGGTCCTGCTGCCAGGCACCGGCCACGTTCTGCGTGTTGCTCTGATCCACGCTCACCCACGGCTCCACCTCGCCGTTCTCGGCCAGCGTGCCCGTGTTGTCGTGGCCCGGCCCAGCGCATCCGATCGCAAATGGTGAGGCCGTGTTGTTCACCTGCGTTGGCGAGGTGATCGTCGTCGCGCTCGCCCCGGTTGCGAACGCCATCGCGGCGGCCGCTACCACGCCTGCACAGATAGCTGGAAGCTTCGGCATGCTCTCTCCTCCCACCAGTTTCAATTGCTGACCACTCAGCGGTTCGAGACCGGATAGTCCGCCCGGAAGGGTTGCGCAGAGCGGCGCGTGGCGCAATAGCCACAGCGAATTTGGCGCCTCAGCCGTGGCCATTTCGCCGAGTGCGAGAGGTGAGTCCAACCTGAGGCGAGCTGCTGCGTCTTTATGGACGTGGAGGAAGGCTGGTGATCGCAGCGGCGCCCACCCCGTCGAGAGCAACCGCCGGGTCGCGGGGCGACATCCTGTCGCTGCTCGAGCTCGTACGCCACGACACCGACCTGTTCGTACACGGGCTCAACGTGGGCAGGCTCGCGGAGCGGATGGCGCGGACCCTCGGGCTCGCCGACGGGCATGTGGCCGCGATCCGCGTGGCGGCAGAGCTTCACGACATCGGCAAGCTTGCCGTCCCGCGTTCGGTGCTGACGAAGCGAGGCGCTCTGACCGAGAGCGAGCGGCACGTGATGGAGCGGCATCCGGTCGTTGGGGCGGCGATCCTGCAGCTCGCGGGGCTCCCGCGCCACGCGCGCTGGGTCCGCCACCACCACGAGCGCATGGACGGCCAGGGTTACCCCGATGGCCTGGCGGGCTACGAGATCCCGCTGGCGTCGAGGATCATCCTCGCGGCCGACGCCTTCGATGCTCTCACCTCCGATCGGCCCTACCGCCCGGCGCAGTCAGAGGACGCCGCGCTCGCGGAGCTCGCGGCCCACAGCGGAAGCCAATTCGATCCCGCTTGCATAGCTGTTCTCGTGAAAGTTGCGTAGCAGCGATTAAGACCTTGTAGGTCACCTTGCGCCGCGCGCCCGGCGCTGTCAGGCTGAACCGGCTCGCATGACGCCATGGCAGTGACGCGCTGCCCACGGACGGAGCCGATTTTGGCAACCACGATCGTTGAGGCGCCAGGGATCACCTCCGGTGCCGGTGCCTTCGCAAAGCTCGAAGATGACCGACTTGTTTCCGCGATCAGGGACGGTCACGACGAGGCGTTCGAGGTCTTCTATGACCGCTACCACGCCGGTGTCCTGTCGTTCTGCCGGCACATGCTCGGCAACAGGGAGGACGCCGAGGATGCGGTGCAGCAGACATTCCTGGCCACCTACAAGCAGGCTCACGACGCGCGGCCGCCCGCGCACCCGCGCGCGTGGGTGTACACGGTCGCGCGCAATCGCTGCCTGACCACCATCCGCGCCCGGCGCGAAAGCTCCACCGACGCTCTCGAGCCCACCACGGAGGGGCTCGACGAGGAGGTGGAGCGGCGCCAGGAGCTGCGCGAGCTGCTCGGCGATCTGGGCCGCCTGCCTGAGGATCAGCGCGTGGCCCTGCTGCTGTTCGAGCTCGGAGCGCTCGACCAGACGGAGATCGCGGAGACAATCGGATGCCCGCCCGCGAAGGTGAAGGCGCTCGTGTACCAGGCGCGGACGACGCTCGCCCACCGCGCCGAGGCGCGAAACGCGCGCTGCTCGGACATCAGGGAGCAGCTCGCCACGCTTCGCGGCGGGACCCTGAACAACCGCGCCATCAAGCACCACCTCGAAATCTGCGAGGGCTGTTCGGAGTTCCGGGACGAGGTCCGCCGCCAGCGCGCTCGCTTCGGCCTGATCCTGCCCGTGATCCCGCTCGCCACTTCGCACGGTGCCGTGTTGAGTGCGCTCGGACTTGGAACCGGCGCGACGCATGCTGCGGCAGGCGCGGGTCGCGCGGCGCGCTGGGCGGCGTACGCGATGAGGCCGAGGGTCGCGGTCGTGGCGGCCCTGACCGCCGGCGCGACCGCTGCCGGCCTGGCGACCATCCTGGGCGGACATGATCGGCATGGCGTGACACCGGGCGTGGCCCCCGTGCAAGCTGCCACGCCCAGCACCAGGGTCGCCGCGAAGACGCGCGCGCCCGTCGCGCATCACGCCGCGGCCTCCAGGCGTCACCGGCCGGCAGCCGTTCGCCCCGCGGCGCACCATCGCCGCGCCGCGGCGGTGGTGGTTCATCAGCAGCCGGGCGGGCAGAGCCCGGCCGCCACCATGCCGCCAAAGTCGCCCGCTGCAACGCCGCCGCGGAGCCCGGTCCGTAAAGCGCCAACACAGTCCAACCCGCCCGCGCGCACGCCACACACGTCTCCCCCATCGCCTCGGCCCACGAGCCCACCGGCCACCACGCCACCCACCTCCACGGGCACACCGCCGCCCGCGCCCCCGCCGTCCACCTCGTGTGGATCGAACGGACAGGGCGGCGGGAACGGCTGGGGGCACTGCAAGGGACCTGACGGCCTGCCCCCACCGGCCGAGCAGCACAGCCAGGGAAACGGCCCGCCCGGCGGGAAGAAGCCGTAGCCCTAAGAAAATTCGGGGTCTTGCCAACCCGTGGGCGGGTTCCGCGTCTCAACGGGCATGTCTCGCACTCCTGGCCCGCAGACACAGCTCGAAACATGCTTCGAACGCCGTCTTTCGATGTCGATCCCAGCCGCGGCAGCAGCGGCGCGCGAGGCGCGCCGAGCGGTCGCGAACGCGCCGAACGGCCTCAAAGAGCACCTGGGGCGCGACGGACTGCTGCTCCTCACGGAACTGGTGAACAACGCCGTGATCCACGGCTCTCGCAGCCAGACGGACGAGGTCGCGGTGGACATCTGGGAGGGCGGAGAACGCGTGCGCGTGGAGGTCCGGGACGACGGCGCGGGGTTCGCGTGGCGTCGCCCGGTCTCGGATCCGAGCAGGACCACCGGTTACGGCCTGGTGCTCGTCGAGGAGGTCGCGGAGCGCTGGGGCATTCACACCTCGTCGGGCCGGACCTGCGTCTGGTTCGAGCTTTAGGGGGCGCGCAACGGGGGAGAACGGCGCCCGGCCCGCGGAAGGCGGCCGGGCGCCGGGCGTCTCAGGCCGGCTCGGGCTCCTCGAGCTGGCCGTTCATCGCCTCCGGCAGCCGCTCAAAGCGCCGCCGCTCCGCCGCGGCGATGTCCACGAGCTGCTGTCCCACCGAGCCCACGTCGTCCACGAGCCGCCGGCGTTCGTGCCAGAGGAACTCGGTGCTGCGGTAGAGGTCGCGCCCGTAGGTGTCGGCGGCCTCGCGCGCGGCCTGCGCCTCATGAGCCGTGGTGTCGAGTAGCTCCTGCGCCTCGCGCCGCGCCTTCTCCAGCATCTCCGCGGCCTCGCGCTGAGCCGTGTTGCGCAGCGCGGTGGTGTCCCGTTCCGCCGCCTGCCGCATCTCGAGGGCCTCGTCCGTGGCCGCGGCGCGCACGTGCGCTGCCTCCTGCTCGGCCTGCTCGAGCCGCTCGTCCGCCCGGGTGCGCGACCGCGAGGTGATGTCGTCCGCGGCCTCGTGCGCGCGCTGCAGGAGCTCGCGCGTTTCCTCGCTCACCTCTTCGAGCGCATGCCGAACGGCCGATTCCGGCGACGCCGACATCTCCAGCTCCGCGATCAGCCGATTCACCTGCTCCACGTAGCGATCCACGGCGTGCCGCTCATAGCCGCGCATCCCCACGGGGAAGCTCACATCGCGAGCGTGCTCCCTGATCTGCTCGCGCTCGCCCGCGGTGAGCCGCGAGCTGGGAAAGCGCCGCGCCGGCCGCGACTCTCGCTCCGCCGTCGCCTCAGCGCCGTTCTCGGTGGCCACCTCGGCCGGCACCTTCTCCTGATCACTGCCGCGAGTCTCCGGGCCCATGGGACGTCCTCCTCAACAAGCTCAATCGCCCGCGGCGCCGCGCCACAGGCGCGTATGTCTAGGACGTTAAGCCCTTGGTCAAGAGGCGGGGAATGATCACATGCCTTGTGGCAGCGCGGCCCAGGCGCCGAACGCCGGCCGCTTGGCTCCATCCGGGTCGCACAGCCCGCAGTCGAAGTGCGGGTCCGAGTAGAAGAGGTACTGGCCGAGCATGCCCACGCCGGGTTGCTTCGCCATGCGCTCCCAGTTGCGGTTGATCAGCTTGGCCTGGAGGGCGCGGGTCTCGGACGTCCTGTAGATGGTCGCGAGCTTGCTGAGCCGGGCGCCGCCCTCTGGGATGAGGATCACCGGGTCTGACGCGTCCGCATGCGGCCAGCCGGCCCAGCGGTTTGTGAGTAGCTCGCGCGTGGTTTTCACTCCGTGCGCCTCGTCCTGCTCGACGTCCGTGTAGTTGTGGTGGGACCAGGCGAAGTTCCGGCCGGGCAGGAACCCGATCCGATCGAGCTCGTCGAGCAGGTTCTTCGTGAACGTGTCGTAGGGGATTCCCGCCTGCCGCGTGTCCGACGTGGCCGGCCCGAGCAGGAGCGGAGTCGAGCCGTTGGCGGTTGTTATGGCCTGGGCCGTCTGGAA from Thermoleophilaceae bacterium encodes the following:
- a CDS encoding family 1 encapsulin nanocompartment shell protein: MSHLLRGSAPISDDGWRMLDEEATERLTPALAARKLVDFSGPHGWDYSATNLGRTTAPDKGPSDGVTGRKRRVLPVVELRADFEIQRQELRDADRGAEDADLAPLDKAAHQMALAENIAVFHGWEDAITGIAEASPHESHAIGDSANDYPRHVAGATERMLCEGIGGPYGLALGRHQYRRVVETAEHGGYPLLDHLHRILDGPIIWAPGVDGAVVLSLRGGDFLFESGQDLSIGYDSHDANVVRLYLEESFSFHVATPEAAVALTP
- a CDS encoding sialidase family protein, which translates into the protein MPKLPAICAGVVAAAAMAFATGASATTITSPTQVNNTASPFAIGCAGPGHDNTGTLAENGEVEPWVSVDQSNTQNVAGAWQQDRWSDGGSHGLVSSVSQDGGATFGGDEFPDFSRCPLFAHYGNPDAQDPGKQFDRGSDPWVSWGNDNRLYQIGLTVSEPEFGLGVNSGILASYSDDFGATWSHPAVLKSDTSRGGSVLNDKESITADPDGQHVYAIWDRLQVGGSTNVPLQTTENAIGYRGQTWFSESSDRGQTWSPARIIYDPGEVNQTIANQIAVTRNGTLVDTFILIRNFSNAHKNRGLSVATMRSTDNGATWSKPTIVSNLVDQTVTTPGDNKPLRTGDTIPDIAVDPTSDNVYVSWQDARSGTPAIYTSTSTDDGKTFGPPVQASDSPAGVSAFTGSVDVNSDGTVAVTYYDFRNDTSDTSTALTDYWITFSTDGGQSWSPSQRVTNPSFNMKDAPIARGFFVGDYEGLDHAGSDFKLFFVQAHPPAGNPTDVYTSTVTP
- a CDS encoding HD domain-containing phosphohydrolase, with protein sequence MIAAAPTPSRATAGSRGDILSLLELVRHDTDLFVHGLNVGRLAERMARTLGLADGHVAAIRVAAELHDIGKLAVPRSVLTKRGALTESERHVMERHPVVGAAILQLAGLPRHARWVRHHHERMDGQGYPDGLAGYEIPLASRIILAADAFDALTSDRPYRPAQSEDAALAELAAHSGSQFDPACIAVLVKVA
- a CDS encoding sigma-70 family RNA polymerase sigma factor; translated protein: MATTIVEAPGITSGAGAFAKLEDDRLVSAIRDGHDEAFEVFYDRYHAGVLSFCRHMLGNREDAEDAVQQTFLATYKQAHDARPPAHPRAWVYTVARNRCLTTIRARRESSTDALEPTTEGLDEEVERRQELRELLGDLGRLPEDQRVALLLFELGALDQTEIAETIGCPPAKVKALVYQARTTLAHRAEARNARCSDIREQLATLRGGTLNNRAIKHHLEICEGCSEFRDEVRRQRARFGLILPVIPLATSHGAVLSALGLGTGATHAAAGAGRAARWAAYAMRPRVAVVAALTAGATAAGLATILGGHDRHGVTPGVAPVQAATPSTRVAAKTRAPVAHHAAASRRHRPAAVRPAAHHRRAAAVVVHQQPGGQSPAATMPPKSPAATPPRSPVRKAPTQSNPPARTPHTSPPSPRPTSPPATTPPTSTGTPPPAPPPSTSCGSNGQGGGNGWGHCKGPDGLPPPAEQHSQGNGPPGGKKP
- a CDS encoding ATP-binding protein, whose translation is MSIPAAAAAAREARRAVANAPNGLKEHLGRDGLLLLTELVNNAVIHGSRSQTDEVAVDIWEGGERVRVEVRDDGAGFAWRRPVSDPSRTTGYGLVLVEEVAERWGIHTSSGRTCVWFEL